A portion of the Mustela erminea isolate mMusErm1 chromosome 19, mMusErm1.Pri, whole genome shotgun sequence genome contains these proteins:
- the LOC116579735 gene encoding haptoglobin, with product MRALGVVIALLLCGQLCAADTGSEAIDHAEVSVPKPPEIENGYVEHLIRYQCKPLYRLRTKGDGVYALNSEKHWTNKVTGEKLPECEAVCGKPKNPVDQVQRIIGGSVDAKGSFPWQAKMVSHHNLTSGATLINERWLLTTAKNLFLGHTDDAKEKDIAPTLTLYVGKNQLVEVEKVVLHPDYSKVDIGLIKLKQKVPINDRVMPICLPSKDYAQVGRVGYVSGWGRNSNFRYTELLKYVMLPVADQDNCVQHYEGSTVPEKKSSKSPVGVQPILNEHTFCAGMSKFQEDTCYGDAGSAFAVHDQEDDTWYAAGILSFDKSCTVAEYGVYVKVPSILAWIQETIAGN from the exons ATGAG AGCCCTGGGAGTGGTCATTGCCCTCCTGCTCTGCGGGCAGCTTTGCGCAGCGGACACTGGCAGTGAGGCCATAGACCACGCAG AGGTCAGTGTCCCAAAGCCCCCCGAGATTGAAAATGGCTACGTGGAGCACTTGATTCGCTACCAGTGTAAGCCCCTCTACAGACTGCGCACTAAAGGAGACG gaGTGTACGCCCTGAACAGTGAGAAGCATTGGACAAACAAGGTCACTGGAGAGAAGCTGCCTGAGTGTGAAGCAG TATGCGGGAAGCCCAAGAACCCGGTGGACCAGGTGCAGCGCATCATAGGTGGATCCGTGGATGCCAAAGGCAGCTTTCCCTGGCAGGCCAAGATGGTCTCGCACCATAATCTAACCTCTGGGGCCACGCTGATCAATGAGCGATGGCTGCTGACCACAGCTAAAAATCTCTTCCTGGGCCATACGGATGATGCGAAAGAAAAAGACATCGCCCCTACTTTAACACTCTATGTGGGGAAAAACCAGCTTGTGGAGGTTGAGAAGGTGGTTCTCCACCCTGACTACTCCAAGGTAGATATCGGGCTCATCAAACTCAAGCAGAAGGTGCCCATTAATGACAGGGTAATGCCCATCTGTCTGCCTTCCAAAGATTATGCACAAGTCGGGCGTGTGGGCTATGTGTCTGGCTGGGGGCGAAATTCCAACTTTAGGTATACCGAGCTACTCAAGTACGTCATGCTGCCTGTGGCCGATCAAGACAACTGTGTCCAGCACTACGAAGGCAGCACAGTGCCCGAAAAGAAGTCATCCAAGAGCCCCGTGGGGGTGCAGCCCATACTGAATGAGCATACCTTCTGCGCGGGCATGTCCAAGTTTCAGGAAGACACCTGCTACGGGGACGCGGGCAGCGCCTTTGCTGTGCACGACCAGGAGGACGACACCTGGTATGCGGCTGGAATCCTGAGCTTTGATAAGAGCTGTACTGTGGCCGAGTACGGCGTGTACGTGAAGGTGCCCTCCATTCTGGCCTGGATTCAGGAAACCATTGCTGGCAACTAA